The Brassica napus cultivar Da-Ae chromosome C7, Da-Ae, whole genome shotgun sequence genome has a segment encoding these proteins:
- the BNAC07G19940D gene encoding light-harvesting complex-like protein 3 isotype 2, chloroplastic produces the protein MSISMALFSPPISSPHQNSNLIPKISLSLLSTKRLSLVSLTRASSDNGTSTPASATVSATTVEAPKPVAVEEVPVKSPSENGAVGGEETDLTTTTTEIKFQDAKWVNGTWDLKQFEKEGKTDWDSVIVAEAKRRKWLEDNPETTSNDEPVLFDTSIIPWWAWMKRYHLPEAELLNGRAAMVGFFMAYFVDSLTGVGLVDQMGNFFCKTLLFVAVAGVLFIRKNEDLDKLKGLIEETTLYDKQWQAAWKEPESSSSSTVSSKK, from the exons ATGTCCATATCCATGGCGTTATTCTCTCCGCCGATCTCTTCTCCACATCAAAACTCTAACCTCATCCCCAAgatctccctctctctcctctccaccAAGCGCCTCTCTCTCGTCTCCCTCACTCGAGCCTCCTCCGACAACGGTACGTCAACACCCGCTTCAGCCACAGTCTCCGCAACCACCGTGGAGGCTCCGAAGCCTGTCGCTGTAGAAGAGGTTCCGGTAAAATCTCCGTCTGAAAACGGCGCCGTTGGAGGCGAAGAGACTGACTTGACGACCACCACGACGGAGATCAAGTTCCAGGATGCGAAGTGGGTTAATGGAACTTGGGATCTGAAACAGTTCGAGAAAGAAGGCAAAACAGACTGGGACTCTGTTATCGTTGCTG AGGCAAAGAGGAGAAAGTGGCTTGAAGATAACCCGGAGACAACTAGTAACGACGAGCCTGTCCTCTTCGATACCTCCATCATTCCATGGTGGGCATGGATGAAGAGATACCATCTACCCGAAGCTGAACTCCTCAATG GTCGTGCGGCGATGGTTGGGTTCTTCATGGCTTACTTTGTTGACAGCCTTACAGGAGTAGGACTTGTTGATCAAATGGGAAATTTCTTCTGCAAAACACTCTTGTTTGTGGCTGTCGCCGGAGTTCTTTTCATCCGCAAGAACGAAGATTTAGACAAACTCAAGGGTCTGATTGAAGAGACAACGTTATATGACAAGCAATGGCAAGCGGCATGGAAAGAGCcggaatcatcatcatcatcaacggTTTCTTCAAAGAAGTGA